The Oxyura jamaicensis isolate SHBP4307 breed ruddy duck chromosome 1 unlocalized genomic scaffold, BPBGC_Ojam_1.0 oxy1_random_OJ99046, whole genome shotgun sequence genome contains a region encoding:
- the LOC118156871 gene encoding protocadherin-16-like, producing MEQMKGSAVLLLELLILGGLRAGKGSAVLGTLDLQIDEEQPAGTIIGDISAGLPPGTSAYMYFISAQEGSGVATDLGIDENTGIIKTARVLDRETRDRYSFIAVTPEGITVEVNIQVNDINDHAPAFPKQHSTFQIPEHTPIGSRFPLDPAFDADSGLLNTQGYVIKGGNVGQAFRLETRRGPNGVLYLDLVVSNVLDRENRSSYSLLLEAYDGGSPPRSTQMMLDVSIQDINDNAPTFNQSRYHTLISENLKPGSSILQVFASDADEGENGDVVYEINRRQSDPDQYFTIDSRTGVIKLNKGLDYEVKKVHELVVQARDKAVHPEVTTAFVTIHVRDYNDNQPTMTIIFLSEDGSPQISEGAQPGQYVARISVSDPDYGEYSNVNVTLEGGDGKFALTTKDNIIYLICVDQLLDREERDSYDLRVTATDSGTPPLRAESTFVLQVVDINDNPPLFDQQEYKQSIPEVVYPGSFVLQVTARDKDQGPNGEVRYSIMHGHDTHSSWFAIDPATGIITTAAPLDYEKDPQPQLTVLATDRGSPALSSSAVVHVALQDVNDNEPVFRSNFYNVSLKENTPVGTCFLQVGTTVRS from the coding sequence ATGGAGCAGATGAAGGGGTCAGCCGTgcttctgctggagctgctaATCCTTGGGGGCCTGAGAGCAGGGAAGGGCTCTGCCGTCCTGGGTACCCTGGATCTACAAATAGATGAGGAGCAGCCAGCTGGCACCATCATTGGGGACATCAGTGCTGGCCTGCCACCTGGTACCAGTGCCTACATGTATTTTATATCAGCACAGGAGGGCAGTGGTGTTGCCACTGACTTGGGAATAGATGAGAACACAGGTATCATCAAAACAGCCCGTGTCCTGGACCGAGAGACCCGGGACCGTTACAGCTTCATTGCTGTTACTCCAGAGGGCATCACAGTAGAAGTGAATATCCAAGTTAATGACATCAATGATCATGCTCCAGCCTTTCCCAAGCAACACAGCACCTTCCAGATTCCAGAGCACACACCCATTGGCAGCAGATTTCCCTTGGACCCAGCCTTTGATGCTGACAGTGGTCTGCTGAATACCCAAGGCTATGTGATTAAGGGTGGCAATGTGGGGCAGGCCTTCCGCCTGGAAACACGGCGAGGACCCAACGGGGTCTTGTATTTGGATCTGGTGGTCAGCAATGTCTTAGATCGGGAGAACCGATCATCATACTCCTTGCTTTTGGAAGCCTATGATGGTGGCTCCCCTCCCAGGAGCACCCAGATGATGCTGGATGTATCTATCCAGGACATCAATGACAATGCTCCTACCTTCAACCAAAGCCGCTATCATACTCTTATATCAGAGAATTTGAAacctggcagcagcatccttcaGGTCTTTGCCTCTGATGcagatgaaggagaaaatggGGATGTGGTTTATGAGATCAACCGTCGACAGAGTGATCCTGACCAGTACTTCACCATTGACTCCCGAACTGGAGTCATCAAGCTCAACAAGGGTCTGGACTATGAAGTCAAGAAGGTGCACGAGCTGGTGGTACAGGCACGGGATAAGGCTGTCCATCCTGAGGTCACTACAGCTTTTGTCACTATTCATGTGCGTGACTACAATGACAACCAGCCCACCATGACTATCATCTTTCTGAGTGAAGATGGCTCCCCTCAGATCTCTGAGGGAGCCCAGCCCGGCCAGTATGTGGCCCGCATCTCTGTTTCTGACCCAGATTATGGTGAATACTCCAATGTCAATGTCACACTGGAGGGAGGGGATGGTAAGTTTGCCCTCACTACCAAGGACAACATCATCTACCTTATCTGTGTGGACCAGCTGCTGGATCGTGAAGAAAGAGACTCCTATGATTTGCGGGTGACAGCTACTGATTCGGGAACACCTCCACTCCGGGCAGAATCAACCTTTGTGCTGCAGGTGGTGGATATCAATGACAACCCTCCACTCTTTGACCAACAGGAGTACAAACAGAGCATTCCTGAGGTTGTGTACCCAGGCAGCTTTGTCCTGCAAGTGACAGCTCGAGACAAAGACCAGGGTCCCAATGGGGAGGTGCGGTACAGTATCATGCATGGCCATGACACCCACTCCAGCTGGTTTGCCATTGACCCTGCTACAGGTATCATCACTACTGCTGCTCCACTGGATTATGAGAAGGATCCTCAACCTCAGCTGACAGTGCTGGCCACAGACAGGGGATCTCCTGCCCTCTCTTCCTCAGCTGTGGTGCATGTGGCCCTGCAGGATGTCAATGACAATGAACCAGTGTTCAGGAGTAATTTCTACAATGTGTCCCTGAAGGAGAACACCCCTGTTGGGACCTGCTTCTTACAGGTAGGTACAACTGTCAGGAGTTGA